The Lycium barbarum isolate Lr01 chromosome 10, ASM1917538v2, whole genome shotgun sequence genome includes a region encoding these proteins:
- the LOC132614861 gene encoding defensin-like protein 1: MERKCFGLFFVLLMIFASEMEIMPQVEARVCMSPSHGYHGPCLRDHNCALVCRNEGFSGGDCVGVQRKCYCTKLC; encoded by the exons ATGGAGAGGAAATGTTTTGGGCTTTTCTTTGTGCTTCTCATGATTTTTGCCTCAG AAATGGAAATAATGCCACAAGTAGAAGCAAGAGTGTGCATGTCCCCTAGCCATGGCTATCATGGTCCCTGCTTGCGTGATCACAATTGTGCTCTTGTTTGCCGAAATGAAGGCTTCTCTGGTGGTGACTGTGTTGGCGTCCAACGCAAGTGTTATTGCACTAAGCtctgctaa
- the LOC132615775 gene encoding uncharacterized protein LOC132615775 produces MFQSFVFEEPNLVITAITVVTFMFMAYLGISEITGKHLQYSKFWNVNTNSASSSNFLQRKMSSKLGMFILYAPACAMGFASFFLYQDGGTRFMMLKAVVTIHFLKRVLEVLFVHKYSGGMVLGSVLLISSIYLSLAVVIIFIQHLTLGYTEPEVDLKYIGLLIFLVGICGNFYHHYLLSKLRDQREKGYKIPQGGLFSVVICPHYLFEILGFIGISFISQTSFSFSCAVDVTLYLMGRSYVTRKWYLSKFENFPKNVKALIPFVF; encoded by the exons ATGTTCCAAAGCTTTGTGTTTGAAGAGCCAAATTTGGTCATCACAGCTATTactgttgtgacctttatgtttATGGCCTATTTGGGTATCTCTGAAATTACAGGGAAGCATTTACAGTACTCCAAATTTTGGAATGTGAATACAAATTCTGCTTCTTCTAGTAATTTTCTGCAGAGAAAAATGTCTAGCAAACTTGGGATGTTTATACTATATGCACCAGCTTGTGCTATGGGCTTTGCTTCATTTTTTCTGTACCAAGATGGTGGAACAAGGTTTATGATGCTTAAAGCTGTTGTTACTATCCATTTCTTGAAAAGGGTTCTTGAG GTTCTGTTTGTTCACAAATACAGTGGTGGCATGGTTCTTGGTTCAGTGCTCCTTATTTCATCTATTTATTTATCGTTGGCTGtagtcatcatcttcatccaACACTTAACTCTAGGATACACGGAGCCAGAAGTTGATCTGAAGTATATCGGTTTACTGATATTCTTAGTCGGGATCTGTGGCAACTTTTATCATCATTACCTCCTTTCCAAGCTCAGAGACCAGAGAGAGAAGGGCTATAAAATTCCCCAAGGTGGCCTTTTCAGTGTGGTCATATGCCCTCATTATCTTTTCGAGATTCTTGGCTTTATAGGGATTTCATTCATCTCCCAGACATCGTTTTCGTTTTCCTGTGCTGTGGATGTAACTTTGTATCTGATGGGAAGGAGCTATGTTACTAGGAAATGGTACCTCTCCAAATTTGAAAATTTTCCTAAGAATGTAAAGGCTCTGATTCCATTTGTTTTCTAG
- the LOC132615085 gene encoding GDSL esterase/lipase At5g33370-like produces the protein MAITNSTISIFFSLSLILGVAISQTEARAFFVFGDSLVDSGNNNYLATTARADSPPYGIDFPTRRATGRFSNGLNIPDIISQQIGSSESPLPYLSPQLNGQRLLVGANFASAGIGILNDTGIQFVNIIRMPQQLDYFRQYQSRVRAQIGEASTQRLINQALVLITLGGNDFVNNYYLVPNSARSRQYALQDYVPFIISEYRKILMRLYDMGARRVLVTGTGPLGCVPAELAQRSRNGECAVELQRAAALFNPQLTQMLQGLNSQVGSNVFIAANTQAMHLDFITNPQAFGFITSKVACCGQGPYNGLGLCTPLSNLCPNRDVYAFWDPFHPSERANKIIAQQIMTGSSQYMTPMNLSTILAMDSEA, from the exons ATGGCCATAACTAACTCTACTATTTCCATTTTTTTCAGCCTTTCCTTGATTTTGGGAGTGGCTATTTCTCAAACTGAGGCTCGGGCATTTTTTGTGTTTGGAGACTCACTTGTTGACAGTGGCAATAATAATTATTTGGCCACTACTGCAAGGGCAGATTCACCTCCTTATGGCATTGATTTTCCAACTCGCAGGGCAACTGGTCGTTTCTCCAATGGCCTCAACATTCCTGACATTATCA GTCAGCAAATTGGTTCTTCAGAATCACCACTGCCTTACTTGAGTCCACAGCTTAATGGACAAAGGCTTCTTGTTGGTGCCAACTTTGCATCTGCTGGAATTGGAATTTTAAATGACACTGGCATCCAATTT GTCAATATAATTCGAATGCCGCAGCAGTTGGATTACTTTAGGCAATACCAGAGCAGAGTGCGTGCCCAAATTGGAGAAGCAAGTACCCAAAGACTTATAAATCAAGCTCTTGTTCTTATTACTCTTGGAGGCAATGACTTTGTGAACAACTACTATCTCGTGCCCAACTCTGCACGGTCGCGCCAATATGCTCTCCAAGATTATGTCCCTTTTATTATATCAGAATACCGTAAAATCTTGATG AGGCTTTACGATATGGGAGCTCGTAGAGTCCTTGTGACCGGTACTGGACCATTGGGTTGTGTCCCAGCAGAACTTGCCCAACGTAGCAGGAACGGGGAATGTGCAGTCGAGTTGCAACGAGCTGCAGCCCTATTCAACCCGCAACTTACTCAAATGTTGCAGGGCCTTAACAGTCAAGTGGGCAGCAATGTTTTCATTGCTGCAAACACACAAGCAATGCACCTTGATTTCATCACTAATCCACAAGCATTTG GATTCATAACATCAAAGGTAGCATGTTGTGGGCAAGGGCCATACAATGGTCTTGGCCTCTGTACACCACTGTCTAACTTGTGCCCGAATAGAGATGTGTACGCATTTTGGGATCCGTTCCACCCATCCGAAAGGGCAAATAAAATAATTGCGCAACAAATCATGACTGGTTCGTCACAATACATGACACCAATGAATCTCAGTACTATTCTGGCCATGGATTCCGAGGCATGA